The following proteins are co-located in the Castanea sativa cultivar Marrone di Chiusa Pesio chromosome 8, ASM4071231v1 genome:
- the LOC142606947 gene encoding aquaporin TIP1-2-like, translating into MPISQIAIGSPAEFGQADTLKAALAEFISVLIFVFAGEGSGMAFNKLTDDGSSTPAGLVAAALAHAFALFVAVSIGANISGGHVNPAVTFGAFLGGHITLIRGILYWIAQLLGSVVACLLLKFSTGGLTTSAFSLSSDVTVWNAVVFEIVMTFGLVYTVYATAVDPKKGNIGIIAPIAIGFIVGANILVGGAFDGASMNPAVSFGPAVVSWSWDNHWVYWVGPLIGSGIAALIYELIFISPNTHEPLPATDF; encoded by the exons ATGCCGATTTCTCAAATTGCTATTGGTAGCCCTGCCGAGTTTGGCCAAGCTGATACTCTAAAAGCAGCTCTTGCTGAGTTCATCTCAgttctcatttttgtttttgctggTGAAGGCTCTGGCATGGCTTTCA ACAAGCTCACTGATGATGGGTCATCAACACCGGCTGGACTTGTAGCTGCAGCCCTAGCTCATGCCTTTGCACTGTTCGTGGCAGTTTCAATTGGTGCAAACATTTCCGGTGGTCATGTGAACCCTGCTGTTACATTTGGTGCCTTCCTTGGCGGCCACATCACACTCATTAGGGGTATTTTGTACTGGATCGCCCAGCTCCTTGGCTCCGTCGTTGCTTGCTTGCTCCTTAAGTTTTCAACTGGTGGATTG ACAACATCCGCATTCTCTCTATCGTCTGATGTGACTGTGTGGAATGCCGTAGTGTTTGAGATCGTGATGACCTTTGGATTGGTGTACACCGTGTATGCCACAGCCGTGGACCCAAAGAAAGGAAACATTGGAATTATTGCACCCATTGCAATTGGTTTCATTGTGGGTGCCAACATCCTAGTTGGTGGTGCCTTTGATGGTGCATCCATGAACCCAGCAGTCTCCTTTGGCCCTGCTGTGGTCAGTTGGTCATGGGACAACCACTGGGTCTACTGGGTTGGTCCACTCATTGGCTCCGGCATCGCCGCCCTCATTTACGAGCTCATCTTCATCAGCCCAAACACCCACGAACCTCTCCCAGCTACAGATTTCTGA
- the LOC142605674 gene encoding uncharacterized protein LOC142605674 encodes MSSLSNLYLCTYNSLHAIGWAIALSRILSSFVTTKSVNGAYASAGELICLLQTAAFLEVVHGAIGLVPSGVVNPLMQWGGRTHFLLAVVRQIDEVQELPSIFITFVAWSLSEVIRYSHYALSCMGSCPYWINYLRYTAFIVLYPIGIAPGEMWLMYQALPFIKKKHLHEHLFDGLPFSYYNSLMVLLLCYPFLWLKLYLHIFKQRRSKLGKHHEKKKL; translated from the exons ATGTCTTCACTGTCCAACCTTTATCTCTGCACTTACAATTCTCTCCACGCCATCGGCTG GGCAATTGCTCTCTCTAGAATTTTGAGCAGCTTTGTAACCACCAAGTCCGTGAATGGAGCTTACGCTTCTGCTGGAGAACTAATCT GTTTGCTGCAAACAGCTGCATTCTTGGAAGTTGTACATGGGGCCATTG GTCTTGTGCCAAGTGGAGTTGTCAATCCTCTAATGCAATGGGGAGGAAGGACTCATTTTCTGTTGGCTGTTGTTCGTCAAATCGATGAG GTGCAAGAGTTGCCATCAATTTTCATAACTTTTGTTGCTTGGAGTCTAAGTGAG GTAATTAGGTATTCACATTACGCTTTGAGCTGCATGGGAAGTTGTCCATATTGGATTAATTACCTCAG GTACACTGCATTCATTGTGCTGTATCCTATAGGAATAGCTCCTGGTGAAA TGTGGCTTATGTACCAAGCACTTCCCTTCATAAAGAAGAAGCATCTCCATGAACATCTATTTGATGGCCTTCCCTTCAGCTATTATAATTCTCTCATG GTTCTTCTTCTGTGCTACCCTTTCCTGTGGTTAAAGCTTTACCTGCATATATTCAAGCAACGGCGGTCAAAACTGGGAAAACACCatgagaagaagaaattgtGA